A region of the Pseudoliparis swirei isolate HS2019 ecotype Mariana Trench chromosome 21, NWPU_hadal_v1, whole genome shotgun sequence genome:
ATTCCTTCAGTATAGAGCAAATATTACTTCATAACATCTTCTCTGTATCTTAAATGTGACTCAGGAAACTCACCACCTCTTTGGATTCGGTTTGTTTGACAGCACCTATAAGTGGCTACACGTTCTCCGTTTCTCTTTTCGTAGGTGGAGAAGGTGATGCCTGCAGACACCTTCTATTTCTCCATCATCAGGAACCCGGTCGCTCTGACCGAGTCCTCCTTCGCCTATTATAAAGAGGTAGCGCCCGCCTTTCGGAAAGCCAAAACCTTGGGCGAGTTTGCCGACGACCCTAAGAAGTACTATGACCCTCGTCTCCGCAACAACCACTACGCCCGCAACCTGTTGCTGTTTGACTTTGGCATGGACCACAATGCCAATTTCTCGGCGACGCTGGCTCAGCGCGCCGAGGAAATGATCCGCCAGACCTTCAGGCTGATTCTGGTGTCCGAGTACTTTGACCAGTCCATGATCCTGCTGAGACACGCCCTCTGCTGGCCGCTGGACGCCGTTGTCTCCTTCAGCCTCAATGCCCGGCAGCAGAAGCTCGGCGGCATCGGAGGGTTGAGCGGCGGCTGGGTGGGCAGAGTGGCGACGGTGGCCGGTGTTGGCGGAAAAGGGAGACGCTCACAAGCCAAGATATTAACCAATGTAACGGAGAAGCAGCGGGAAAAGCTGCGGCAGTGGAACGCCCTGGACTGGCATTTATACAAATCCTTCAACCAGACCTTTTGGGAAGAAATCAACCGGTTCGGTGTCGcccagatggaggaggaagtagCTCTTCTCAGGATGCGGCGGGAAGAGTTGGCCCATGTTTGTCTCAGGGATGGCGGGA
Encoded here:
- the gal3st4 gene encoding galactose-3-O-sulfotransferase 4 isoform X3, which encodes MFLKTHKTASSTVLNMLSRFGEERDLRFALPLGYQLGYPLPFNAHRVKGYRGPRAVEFHIMGNHMRFNKPEVEKVMPADTFYFSIIRNPVALTESSFAYYKEVAPAFRKAKTLGEFADDPKKYYDPRLRNNHYARNLLLFDFGMDHNANFSATLAQRAEEMIRQTFRLILVSEYFDQSMILLRHALCWPLDAVVSFSLNARQQKLGGIGGLSGGWVGRVATVAGVGGKGRRSQAKILTNVTEKQREKLRQWNALDWHLYKSFNQTFWEEINRFGVAQMEEEVALLRMRREELAHVCLRDGGKPVEAHRIRDRNIRPYQSGLVKILGYELQPGLDNATRTACLRMIRPEIQYKDVLDAKQFPRPVAAQAQPEAHKQNLVVAAGGSLLRRDSSRTRERPMGRWVAGRTLEEGERDWDGNRLTRRNQTLIGGQYKGRLS